The genome window GAACTCGCTGAGAACGCCAGAGCTCGGTTCCCCGACTTGAAAGTTTTGTTCACATCCGGACATGCCGAAGGCGCTATCCGTGAAACAGGCGGGAGCCGGCAGGGGTATTGGCTGTCCAAGCCTTATTCGATTGAGGGGCTCGCAGAAAAACTCGCTGAAGTCTTACGACATCGGGAGGCTTAAAATGACTGATGCCATGACTGAAACTCAAATACTTGTGGTTGATGATGACCCAAAGATTTGCGATCTGATTTCGGACATTGCTGATGAATTTGGAATTGGCGTAGAAACAGCGTCGAACTTTGAAGCATTCGAGAATACCTTCACTGGAGACAGATTTAAGGCGATAGTTCTGGACCTGATAATGCCCGATAAGGACGGAATAGAATACTTACGGCTACTGTCTGAGCGCCAATGCCGCTCCAGGGTTGCCTTAATGAGCGGCTATGACAAACGCGTCCTGCAAACCGCACGTCGGTTTGGCGAGAGTCAGGACTTGTTCATGGACTGTGTTTTCGAAAAGCCGTTCGACGAAACCGTACTAAAGGCATTCCTTGAATCGCTCGGTGGCGAGTCCGATGAGTTGACCCCGAGAGACTTGGAGAGCGCGATCGTTTCGGGCGATCTGTTTCTGGAATACCAGCCGAAGGTGGTCGTCAAAGAAGACGCTACTTCGACGTCCCCTGTTCTACGCCTAACCCTCGGGTCATCTGAGTGGAGCGTCAGCTCTTTTGAGGCATTGGTTCGTTGGCGCCACCCCAAATTGGGAAAGGTAGGCGCTGACAGATTCATCCCGATGGCCGAAGAAACCGGCTTGATCCTTCCGTTGACCGAAGAGGTCAACAGGTTGGCGGTTCATCAGGTCAGGTATTGGGCCGAGGCAGGTCATAAGGTGAAAGTCGCTTTGAACTGGCCGGCTGCGGCTCTCGTAGACATTTCCGCGCCAGATCGATTTGCCGACCGGGTTTCGGCGGCCGGACTGAGCACGCAGCAATTCATTATTGAAATCACAGAAACTGCTGCAATGACAGATCCGCCAAAGGCGATGGATGTTCTAAGCCGCATACGGCTGAAAGGATTCGATCTGTCTATGGATGACTTCGGAAAAGGCTATTCCTCACTTATACAACTACACCGCATGCCTTTCTCAGAACTGAAGATTGATCAATCCATCATTTCAGAGTTCGGGAAGTCGGAAGAGGCGGAAACCATTCTCCTCACGATTATCGAACTGTCTCATAAACTGGGACTTAAGGTTTGCGCCGAAGGAGTAGAGGAGCGCAGCGCGTTTGAGTTCCTACAATCGGTCGGATGCGACACGGCTCAAGGCTATTTTGTCAGCGCGCCATTAAGGATCGATCGAATTCAGTTGAAAAGCGAAGCATGAACCCAGGCGGTCACGACAACGCCTTTAGCGGATCCCTGTTTTGTCGATGGAGCAGACCATGAAGAAAACAAGGGTCGACGTATTGATTATCGATGACGAGCCAATGATCCGGGAACTGCTGTATGAATGCATTTCCGAAAGGGGGCTTGACGTTTGCACAGCCGGCGATGGTCAGGAAGGCCTTGAAAAAATTCTAGCCTTAACCCCCCGACTAGTCATCTCTGACGTTCG of Alphaproteobacteria bacterium contains these proteins:
- a CDS encoding EAL domain-containing response regulator; translated protein: MTDAMTETQILVVDDDPKICDLISDIADEFGIGVETASNFEAFENTFTGDRFKAIVLDLIMPDKDGIEYLRLLSERQCRSRVALMSGYDKRVLQTARRFGESQDLFMDCVFEKPFDETVLKAFLESLGGESDELTPRDLESAIVSGDLFLEYQPKVVVKEDATSTSPVLRLTLGSSEWSVSSFEALVRWRHPKLGKVGADRFIPMAEETGLILPLTEEVNRLAVHQVRYWAEAGHKVKVALNWPAAALVDISAPDRFADRVSAAGLSTQQFIIEITETAAMTDPPKAMDVLSRIRLKGFDLSMDDFGKGYSSLIQLHRMPFSELKIDQSIISEFGKSEEAETILLTIIELSHKLGLKVCAEGVEERSAFEFLQSVGCDTAQGYFVSAPLRIDRIQLKSEA